AAGGAGCCCTCGAGTTCGGGATCAACTTTAATGGCTATGGCATCGGAAAAAGCGGGGCTATGGGGTGAAATAAATACCAGCGTTTCGGGTTGCATCTTGGCTATTTCACGGGTCAATTCCTTTATGCCTTTTACTGTAGCCTGAATTCGATTTAGATTTTCACGTCCAACTTCGGGGACGAGGATTGGTGGGTGAGGGACTACGCAACCAATTGCGACCGACATGGCTCTCTCCTTTTTAATTTATTGTGAATATCGTCCATCGACTGTTGACGAGCCATCTTTATGACCACTATGCATTTGCATTGGTAAGTGTCCCCACCAGGTACCATGTATGAGCCTCAGCGATGACTACATTGGCCATTTTGTTGATTAATTCCCTTGGTCCTTGAAAGTTCACGACCTTGTTCGTTCTCGTCCTTCCGGTGAGAATATTCTTCTCTTTTTTGCTGGGACCTTCCACAAATATCTCTAAAGTTTTTCCCACCAATTTTCGATTCTGTTCCAAGCAGATTTGACTCTGAAGGGAAACGAGCTTTTTGAATCTCTCGATTTTTACTTCCTGCGGAACTTGAACTTCAATTTTCGCCGCCTGCGTTCCAGGTCGGGGAGAATATATGAAGGTAAAAGCCTGATCAAATCGTGCTTTTTCCACTAGATCTATGGTTTCTTGGAAATCCTCCTCCGTTTCTCCGGGGAAACCGACCATAATATCGGTGGTGATGCTACACTCCGGGATGGTTTCTCGAACTTTCCGCACCATTTCCAAGTAACGATCTTTGGTATAGCCCCTGTTCATCAGCTTCAAAATCCTATCGGAACCAGCCTGTACGGGAAGGTGGAAATGCTCGCAAACCTTATCGCACTCGGCTACCGCCTTTATGATTTCACCGCTGAGATCTCGAGGGTGCGATGTGGTGAACCTTATCCTTTTAATGCCTTGGATTTTATCGAGTTCCCGTAGGAGGGTGGAAAATTGGCTTTTGCCATAGAGATCACGTCCATATGAATTAACGTTTTGACCAAGGAGGGTGATTTCTATTACCCCTTCTTGAGCAAGCTTTCGAACTTCAGAGCAGATATCCTGCATGGGCCGGCTGATTTCCCTTCCCCTAACATAAGGGACAATGCAATAAGAGCAAAAATTATTGCAACCAATGGTGATGGTAACCCAGGCGAAATATTTATGCTCCCTCAGGCTTGGGAGTTTCGTTGGCAGGATCTTTGGCTCTTTCCATGTTTCACATATCTTTGCCGAGTTCTCCCTCACCCGCCCAATTAAATTGGGAAGGTTGGAGAGGTTGTGGGTTCCAAAGACCAAATCCACGTGAGTGGCTCTTTCCTGGATTTCTCTTCCATCCTTTTGAGCCAGACACCCTCCCACAGCTAGGATGAGATTGGGTTTCCTTCTCTTGAGGGATTTTAGGGCTCCCACTTGTCCAT
The DNA window shown above is from Actinomycetota bacterium and carries:
- the miaB gene encoding tRNA (N6-isopentenyl adenosine(37)-C2)-methylthiotransferase MiaB encodes the protein MLKYKRARGVDGLDQEKFLVKTFGCQMNKHDSERIAGMLVQEGYEPARSMEEADIIIFNTCCVRKHAEDRLYGQVGALKSLKRRKPNLILAVGGCLAQKDGREIQERATHVDLVFGTHNLSNLPNLIGRVRENSAKICETWKEPKILPTKLPSLREHKYFAWVTITIGCNNFCSYCIVPYVRGREISRPMQDICSEVRKLAQEGVIEITLLGQNVNSYGRDLYGKSQFSTLLRELDKIQGIKRIRFTTSHPRDLSGEIIKAVAECDKVCEHFHLPVQAGSDRILKLMNRGYTKDRYLEMVRKVRETIPECSITTDIMVGFPGETEEDFQETIDLVEKARFDQAFTFIYSPRPGTQAAKIEVQVPQEVKIERFKKLVSLQSQICLEQNRKLVGKTLEIFVEGPSKKEKNILTGRTRTNKVVNFQGPRELINKMANVVIAEAHTWYLVGTLTNANA